From Humibacter ginsenosidimutans, a single genomic window includes:
- a CDS encoding ABC transporter ATP-binding protein — MSQATSIRPPRRETDPVLTIDDFSVDYLGERTTHAVKNVSLTLGRGEVLGLAGESGCGKSTLAYGVTRLLKPPALITSGSATFHSREGYSVDLASLGGADLRAFRWDKISMVFQGAMNSLNPVISVQAQLEDIFTTHRPEMKWKERRQVAGDLLERVGVDRSRLKSFPHELSGGMRQRVMIAMAMALDPQVMIMDEPTTALDVVVQREILDEITRLRSELGFAVIFITHDLPLLLEISDRIAVMKGGEIVELGDAYELYTNPQHPYTKRLLASFPSLTGERGDFIRTGVADARLGVEDAVTAVAHSEGADR, encoded by the coding sequence GTGAGCCAGGCAACGAGCATCCGCCCGCCGCGCAGAGAGACCGACCCCGTGCTCACGATCGATGATTTCAGCGTCGACTACCTCGGCGAGCGCACGACCCATGCGGTGAAGAACGTGTCGCTCACGCTCGGACGCGGCGAGGTGCTGGGACTGGCGGGCGAGTCCGGCTGCGGCAAGTCCACGCTGGCCTACGGGGTGACCCGGCTGCTCAAACCGCCGGCGCTGATCACCTCGGGGTCCGCCACGTTCCACTCCCGTGAGGGCTACAGCGTCGACCTCGCATCGCTCGGCGGCGCCGACCTTCGGGCGTTCCGCTGGGACAAGATCTCGATGGTGTTCCAGGGCGCGATGAACTCGCTGAACCCGGTGATCTCCGTCCAGGCCCAGCTCGAAGACATCTTCACGACTCATCGCCCCGAGATGAAGTGGAAGGAACGCAGACAGGTCGCTGGAGATCTGCTGGAACGCGTCGGCGTCGATCGCTCGCGCCTGAAGTCGTTCCCGCACGAGCTCTCCGGCGGCATGCGTCAGCGCGTCATGATCGCGATGGCGATGGCGCTCGACCCGCAGGTGATGATCATGGACGAGCCGACCACCGCGCTCGACGTGGTCGTGCAGCGCGAGATCCTCGACGAGATCACCAGGCTGCGCTCCGAGCTCGGATTCGCCGTCATCTTCATCACGCACGACCTTCCCCTGCTGCTGGAGATCAGCGATCGGATCGCGGTCATGAAGGGCGGCGAGATCGTCGAGCTCGGCGACGCCTACGAGCTCTACACCAACCCGCAGCATCCCTACACGAAACGGCTCCTGGCCTCCTTTCCGTCGCTGACGGGCGAGCGCGGGGACTTCATCCGTACAGGCG
- a CDS encoding ABC transporter permease, translating into MRFYLQKIAFYVVALWAAVTINFFIPRMMPGNPVDIMMNKMSAAGMTIAPGTRHALEIELGGGSGNILQQYGDYIVNLLHGNLGISSSNYPEQVTTMIGQALPWTIALVGLATVISFILGVGLGMLAGWKRGSWLDNLIPVTTMFQSVPYFWLALILVLVLTRVIPLFPYAGGYNVATTTPGFSLDFIGSAIYYGFLPALTIVLSSIGGWMLGMRNMMVSTLSEDYIVTAEAKGLNPRRVRMTYAARNAVLPSLSGFAISLGFVVAGSIVTEQVFSYPGIGQLLFSSVSNNDYTLMQGVFLVISLSVLGANLVVDVLNGIIDPRTRARS; encoded by the coding sequence ATGCGGTTCTACCTGCAGAAGATCGCGTTCTACGTCGTCGCGCTCTGGGCGGCGGTCACGATCAACTTCTTCATTCCTCGCATGATGCCCGGCAATCCGGTCGACATCATGATGAACAAGATGTCGGCGGCGGGCATGACGATCGCCCCGGGCACCAGGCACGCCCTCGAGATCGAGCTCGGCGGCGGAAGCGGCAACATCCTGCAGCAGTACGGCGACTACATCGTCAACCTGCTGCACGGAAACCTCGGCATCTCGTCGAGCAACTACCCGGAACAGGTCACGACGATGATCGGCCAGGCGCTGCCCTGGACGATCGCGCTGGTCGGGCTCGCCACAGTGATCTCGTTCATCCTCGGCGTCGGTCTCGGCATGCTCGCCGGCTGGAAGCGCGGGTCGTGGCTCGACAACCTCATTCCGGTCACCACGATGTTCCAATCGGTGCCGTACTTCTGGCTCGCGCTGATCCTCGTGCTGGTGTTGACCAGAGTGATTCCGCTGTTCCCCTATGCGGGCGGCTACAACGTCGCGACGACCACCCCGGGCTTCTCACTCGACTTCATCGGCAGCGCCATCTACTACGGCTTCCTCCCCGCCCTCACGATCGTGCTCTCCTCGATCGGCGGCTGGATGCTCGGCATGCGCAACATGATGGTCTCCACGCTCTCCGAGGACTACATCGTCACGGCGGAGGCGAAGGGCCTCAACCCGCGTCGCGTGCGCATGACCTACGCGGCGCGCAACGCGGTGCTGCCGTCGCTCTCCGGATTCGCCATCTCGCTCGGCTTCGTCGTCGCCGGGTCGATCGTGACCGAGCAGGTGTTCAGCTACCCCGGCATCGGGCAACTGCTGTTCTCCTCCGTCTCGAACAACGACTACACGCTCATGCAGGGTGTGTTCCTCGTGATCTCACTCTCGGTGCTCGGCGCGAATCTCGTCGTCGACGTGCTGAACGGCATCATCGACCCGCGCACCCGCGCGCGGTCTTAG
- a CDS encoding ABC transporter permease — MASTLVATEVAPPKATSKRSFARLMPSRSPKLIAGLIIAGVIILWGIVGPLLVGDPTAISTDFFAPPSAQHWLGTTQTGADVWTQIAYGVRGSLIIGFAVGVLATVLSAFFGILGAYIGGFVDEGFSLFTNVVLVIPGLPLVIVIGSYVPQEQRGLFLIALVLAITSWAGSARVLRAVTLSLRNRDYVAASKVAGEKTWRVLVVEILPNLIPVMASQFVFAVIFAILGEAGLSFLGLGANNTFTLGTILFQAYNDLALTQGAWWWFVPPGLVIALFGAALSLINFSIDEIINPKLRNQTRAARKSWGLTSEQIKRLEKEDIK; from the coding sequence ATGGCATCCACACTCGTCGCGACCGAGGTCGCACCGCCCAAGGCCACGTCGAAGCGCAGCTTCGCCCGGCTCATGCCGTCCCGATCGCCGAAGCTCATCGCCGGCCTGATCATCGCGGGCGTCATCATCCTGTGGGGCATCGTCGGGCCCCTGCTCGTCGGCGACCCGACCGCGATCAGCACCGACTTCTTCGCTCCACCGTCGGCGCAGCACTGGCTGGGAACCACCCAGACCGGCGCGGATGTCTGGACGCAGATCGCGTACGGCGTGCGCGGCTCGCTGATCATCGGCTTCGCCGTCGGCGTGCTCGCGACCGTGCTCTCGGCGTTCTTCGGCATCCTCGGCGCCTACATCGGCGGATTCGTCGACGAAGGCTTCTCGCTCTTCACCAACGTGGTGCTCGTCATCCCCGGTCTGCCGCTCGTCATCGTGATCGGCAGCTACGTTCCGCAGGAACAGCGGGGCCTTTTTCTCATCGCCCTGGTTCTGGCGATCACAAGCTGGGCAGGATCGGCCCGCGTGCTCAGGGCCGTCACACTGTCTCTGCGCAACCGCGACTACGTCGCCGCATCGAAAGTCGCGGGGGAGAAGACGTGGCGGGTACTGGTCGTGGAGATCCTGCCCAACCTCATCCCTGTGATGGCGTCGCAGTTCGTCTTCGCCGTCATCTTCGCGATCCTCGGCGAGGCGGGGCTGTCGTTCCTCGGCCTCGGCGCCAACAACACGTTCACCCTCGGCACCATCCTGTTTCAGGCCTACAACGACCTCGCGCTCACACAGGGTGCGTGGTGGTGGTTCGTGCCGCCGGGACTCGTCATCGCGCTGTTCGGTGCGGCGCTCTCGCTGATCAACTTCTCGATCGACGAGATCATCAACCCGAAGCTGCGCAACCAGACCAGGGCAGCACGCAAGTCGTGGGGACTCACGTCGGAGCAGATCAAGCGCCTCGAGAAGGAGGACATCAAGTGA